The proteins below are encoded in one region of Brienomyrus brachyistius isolate T26 unplaced genomic scaffold, BBRACH_0.4 scaffold36, whole genome shotgun sequence:
- the LOC125721933 gene encoding NACHT, LRR and PYD domains-containing protein 12-like isoform X4 has translation MEEPASEMSPSVECKTKGTESVLMKRADSPVPSCVSLKSDGSMGNPLNFREGPFPTDQRDQMKGCISDVQDKPSLSSILKSLEENAVRFLKDELKKITRYLDQNYPEFSEPQLEENNDLDSDGQMQKTSVREGALKITLYILRTMKQNDLADRLEKRHLLSQCQHRIKCNLKKKCECVFEGKAKEGQPTLLSEIYTELYITEGGTEGVNDEHEVRQIETASKKRRTEDTTVKCNDIFKPLCGRETPIRTVLTKGVAGIGKTVSVQKFILDWAEGKANQDVHFIFALPFRDLNLIKGEYSLIELLHHFVPELKSFESTELFRYKVLFIFDGLDEYRLPLDFQNNESWFDVTEKTSLDVLLTNLIRRNLLPSTLLWITSRPAAASQIPAKCVHQVTEIRGFSDAQKEEYFRRRFSDESLASRIITHVVSSRSLFIMCHIPVFCWISATVLERLFSETDSGKIPRTLTEMYTHFLIFQTSLKNDKYRLPTSATLSWTSWYRKMVVRWMKNHESEFNKSGKEFLLKLGKLAFDNLEKSNLIFYEQDLTENDIDIAEASVYSGVCTEVFKEEYGLYQEKVYCFVHLSIQEYLAALYVFLSNSSADLLETAVNQALESKNGHLDLYLRFLLGLSTDSSKTLLRRLLGQTRNSSHNIWIITKYIKEKIKENLSPERTINLFHCLTELGDNSLVDEVQRYLNSGNISADVLSPAQCSALAFLLLISDEVQDVFDLKKFVRSDKEHWRLLPVVKTSRTALLNGCKLTEKCCEMLSSALRSNSSPLRELDLSNNDLQDSGVKLLSAGLGDSHCKLEILRLNNCNLTDKCCEALASALRSNVSHLRELDLSDNDLQDSGVKLLSAALGDSHCKLEILRSVLLGIPHCKLEILRVDWCELTEKCCEALASALKSNSSPLRELDLSDNDLQDSGVKLLSAGLGDSHCKLGMLRLSGCRITEEGCFSLASALRSNPSHLRELDLSYNHPGDSGVKLLSAVLEDPSCKLEKLNVDHGGECRTRPGLQKYSCQLTLDPNTANREVSLSGGNRKVTWGGANSPVSLCMLG, from the exons ATGGAGGAACctgcttctgaaatgagcccctctgtggagtgtaaaacaaaggggactgagag tgtcctgatgaagagagcagactcccctgtacccagctgtgtttccctgaagagtgacggGTCAATGGGAAATCCACtcaacttcagagagggacctttccctacagatcaaag agaccaaatgaAAGGATGCATTTCAGATGTACAGGATAAACCAAGTTTATCttccatattgaag TCACTAGAGGAAAATGCAGTGAGGTTCCTGAAGGATGAGCTGAAGAAGATCACGaggtacctagatcagaattacccagaattctCTGAACCTCAACTGGAGGAGAACAATGACCTGGatagtgatggtcagatgcagaagaccagtgttagagagggagctctgaagatcacactgtacatcctgaggaccatgaagcaaaatgatcttgctgacaggctggagaaga GGCATCTTCTGTCACAATGTCAGCACAGAATCAAATGTAACCTGAAGAAGAAatgtgagtgtgtatttgaagggaaagctaaggaaggacagccaacacttctcagtgagatttacacagaactctacataactgaaggtggaactgaaggagtcaatgatgaacatgaagtgagacagattgaaacagcatccaagaaaaggcgaacagaagatactacagtcaagtgcaatgatatatttaaacccttatgtgggcgtgagacacctatcagaactgtactcactaaaggggtggcaggtatcggaaaaacagtctctgtgcagaaatttattctcgactgggcagaaggaaaagcaaaccaggatgttcacttcatatttgctcttcctttccgggacctgaatttgattaagggtgaatacagtctgattgaactgcttcaccactttgtcccagaactgaagtCATTTGAgtccactgagctgtttaggtacaaagtcttgttcatctttgatggtctggatgagtatcgccttcctctggattttcagaacaatgagagctggtttgatgtaacagagAAAACGtccctggatgtgctgttgactaacctcattaggaggaatctgctcccatccactctcctctggataacctcccggccagcagcagccagtcagatacctgctaagtgtgtccaccaggtgacagagatacgagggttcagtgatgcccagaaggaggagtatttcaggaggagatttAGTGatgagagcctggccagcaggattatcacacatgtggtatcatcaaggagcctcttcatcatgtgccacatacctgtgttctgctggatttcagccactgtccttGAGAGACTTTTTAGCGAGACTGACAGTGGaaaaattccaaggactctgactgaaatgtacacacacttcctgatctttcagacaagtttaaaaaatgacaagtataggcTACCGACCTCCGCAACCCTGAGTTGGACAAGTTGGTACAGGAAAATGGTGGTGAGATGGATGAAAAACCATGAAAGTGAGTTTAATAAATCTGGAAaagaattccttttaaaacttggtaaactggcttttgacaaccttgagaaaagCAATCTCAttttttatgagcaagatcttaCAGAGAATGACATTGATATCGctgaagcttcagtttactctggagtgtgcacagaagtctttaaagaggagtatgggttgtaccaggagaaggtgtactgctttgtgcatctgagcatccaggagtatctcgctgctttatatgtgtttctgtcaaactcatcagctgacttgctggagactgcagtgaatcaggcattagagagcaagaatggacacttggacctctacctccgcttcctgctgggcctctcaacagactccagtaagactctgttacgaAGGCTACTGGGACAGACAAGAAACAGCTCACATAACATTTGGATAATAACCaaatacatcaaggagaaaataaaggagaatttatctccagaaaggaccatcaacctgttccactgtctgactgaactgggtgacaattctctagtagatgaagtacaaagatacctgaattctggaaacatttcagcagatgtcctctcacctgcacagtgctcagctctggcctttttGTTACTGATATCAGATGAGGTGcaggatgtgtttgatctgaagaaattcGTCAGATCAGATAAGGAGCAttggaggctgctgcctgtggtcaagacatCTAGGACAGCACT GCTGAACGGCTgtaaactcacagagaaatgctgtgagatgctgtcttcagctctcagatcaaactcctcacctctgagagagctggacctgagtaacaatgatctgcaggattcaggagtgaagctgctctctgctggactgggggattcacactgtaaactggagatactgag GTTGAACAACTGTAATCTCACAGATAAATGttgtgaggcactggcttcagctctcagatcaaacgtctcacacctgagagagctggacctgagtgacaatgacctgcaggattcaggagtgaagctgctctctgctgcactgggggattcacactgtaaactggagatactgaggtcagtattactgggtattccacactgtaaactggagatactgag GGTGGActggtgtgaactcacagagaaatgctgtgaggcactggcttcagctctcaaatcaaactcctcacccctgagagagctggacctgagtgacaatgacctgcaggattcaggagtgaagctgctctctgctggactgggggattcacactgtaaactggggatgctgag gctgtcaggctgtagaatcacagaagaaggctgtttttccctggcttcagccctgaggtcaaacccctcacacctgagagagctggacctgagctacaatcacccaggagactcaggagtgaagctgctctctgctgtactggaggatcccagctgtaaactggagaagctgaa tgtggatcatggtggagagtgcaggaccagaccaggcttacagaaat